The Deinococcus sedimenti genome has a segment encoding these proteins:
- a CDS encoding helix-turn-helix transcriptional regulator: MTSTYAPDDRPDHATDPQRTPRSWHKSHRLTALLAELQARPQSTAQLAERFGIGQRSVQRDLEALRRMGHPVHEQTPGQYVIPRSGTLLRPTEVLAAYTALRLAHHHSPALGGHYRQALTTLSLALPERVRHTLNASLRGGGGTMFTDRQMEVIGSAWLDGQVLHFDHREGNGILRTGVELCVYFVEISRTNLAPFVIGLNRATDRVEMFKLARMTNLHLLAERYDPDPGFDPQAYLSDAWGVIGSEQGVTVTVRFDPEAAYRVLEGGFPQATLIRGDGFVDIEFYAGVDETGLPRDLMPFLLSWGARAEVLTPLDVRAAWLAEMRDALARFGGASLAAD; this comes from the coding sequence ATGACCAGCACGTACGCCCCGGACGACAGGCCGGACCACGCCACTGACCCGCAGCGGACGCCCCGCAGCTGGCATAAATCCCACCGCCTCACCGCGCTGCTCGCCGAACTGCAGGCCCGCCCCCAGAGCACCGCCCAGCTGGCCGAGCGGTTCGGTATCGGGCAGCGCAGTGTCCAGCGCGACCTCGAAGCCCTGCGCCGGATGGGACACCCCGTGCACGAGCAGACGCCCGGGCAGTACGTCATCCCGCGCAGCGGGACCCTCCTGCGGCCGACCGAGGTGCTGGCCGCCTACACGGCGCTGCGCCTGGCGCATCATCATTCCCCCGCGCTGGGCGGCCACTACCGGCAGGCGCTGACCACGCTGTCCCTCGCGCTGCCGGAACGGGTCCGTCACACCCTGAACGCCAGCCTGCGTGGCGGGGGCGGCACCATGTTCACCGACCGGCAGATGGAAGTCATCGGCAGCGCGTGGCTGGACGGGCAGGTGCTGCACTTCGATCACCGCGAGGGCAACGGCATCCTGCGCACCGGCGTGGAACTGTGCGTGTACTTCGTGGAGATCAGCCGCACGAACCTCGCCCCGTTCGTGATCGGCCTCAACCGCGCCACGGACCGGGTAGAGATGTTCAAGCTGGCGCGCATGACCAACCTGCACCTGCTCGCCGAACGGTACGACCCCGATCCCGGCTTCGACCCGCAGGCGTACCTGTCCGACGCCTGGGGCGTCATCGGCAGCGAGCAGGGCGTGACCGTCACCGTCCGCTTCGACCCAGAGGCCGCCTACCGGGTGCTGGAGGGCGGCTTCCCGCAGGCGACCCTGATCCGCGGGGACGGTTTCGTCGACATCGAGTTCTACGCCGGCGTGGACGAGACCGGCCTGCCGCGTGACCTGATGCCGTTCCTGCTGTCGTGGGGCGCGCGGGCCGAGGTGCTCACTCCCCTCGACGTGCGCGCCGCGTGGCTGGCCGAGATGCGAGACGCCCTCGCCCGGTTCGGTGGCGCCTCCCTGGCGGCCGACTGA